From the genome of Methylomonas sp. UP202, one region includes:
- a CDS encoding molybdopterin-synthase adenylyltransferase MoeB, whose protein sequence is MNDEQLLRYSRQIMLPQVDIAGQQKLLSASVLIVGAGGLGSPAAMYLAAAGVGKLVVYDDDQVDLSNLQRQIAHDTADIGLDKVISTRATLKKINPGVSVEAHKAKLAGDTLTREVAEADLVLDCSDNFPTRFAINRACVTAGKPLVSGAAIRFEGQISVFTPGRDDSPCYNCLYQNDGEELQNCARNGVIAPITGIVGSMQALEAIKLLVGCGKPLTGRLLLLDGLTMEWHGMRLKRNPACPTCGSVSHR, encoded by the coding sequence ATGAACGACGAACAATTACTCCGCTACAGCCGTCAGATCATGCTGCCGCAGGTCGACATCGCCGGCCAACAAAAACTACTGTCCGCCTCGGTGCTGATCGTCGGTGCGGGCGGGCTTGGCTCGCCGGCCGCGATGTATCTGGCCGCCGCCGGCGTCGGCAAACTGGTGGTTTACGACGACGACCAAGTGGACTTGAGCAATTTACAGCGCCAGATCGCTCACGACACCGCCGATATAGGGTTGGATAAAGTGATTTCAACCCGAGCGACCTTGAAAAAGATCAATCCGGGGGTCTCGGTAGAGGCCCACAAGGCAAAACTTGCGGGAGACACTCTGACGCGCGAAGTTGCCGAAGCCGACTTGGTACTGGATTGCAGCGATAACTTTCCGACCCGTTTCGCGATCAACCGCGCCTGCGTAACGGCCGGCAAACCGCTGGTGTCCGGCGCGGCCATCCGTTTCGAAGGTCAAATCAGCGTATTTACACCGGGCCGGGACGACAGTCCGTGTTATAACTGTTTGTACCAAAACGACGGCGAGGAATTGCAAAACTGCGCCAGAAACGGCGTGATAGCGCCAATCACCGGCATCGTCGGCAGCATGCAGGCGCTGGAAGCGATAAAGCTGCTAGTCGGCTGCGGCAAGCCGTTGACGGGCCGATTACTACTATTGGACGGTTTAACGATGGAATGGCATGGCATGCGCCTAAAACGCAACCCGGCTTGCCCAACCTGCGGCAGCGTTTCACACCGATAG
- the groES gene encoding co-chaperone GroES translates to MNIRPLHDRVVVKRVEEETKTAGGIVLPGSAAEKPSEGEVLAVGAGKPLDNGQVRPMAVKVGDKVLFGKYSGTEVKVDGEQYIVMREEDIMGILG, encoded by the coding sequence ATGAACATTCGTCCGTTACATGACCGTGTAGTCGTTAAACGCGTGGAAGAAGAAACCAAAACCGCCGGCGGCATCGTGTTGCCCGGTTCCGCGGCCGAAAAACCGAGCGAGGGTGAGGTGTTGGCGGTAGGTGCCGGCAAACCGCTCGATAACGGTCAAGTGCGCCCAATGGCGGTTAAAGTTGGCGATAAGGTGCTGTTCGGTAAATATTCCGGTACCGAAGTGAAAGTCGACGGCGAGCAATACATCGTCATGCGCGAAGAAGACATCATGGGTATCCTGGGTTAA
- the groL gene encoding chaperonin GroEL (60 kDa chaperone family; promotes refolding of misfolded polypeptides especially under stressful conditions; forms two stacked rings of heptamers to form a barrel-shaped 14mer; ends can be capped by GroES; misfolded proteins enter the barrel where they are refolded when GroES binds), giving the protein MAAKDVKFGGDARALMVAGVNILANAVKVTLGPKGRNAVLDKSFGAPTITKDGVSVAKEIELKDKFENMGAQMVKEVASKTSDVAGDGTTTATVLAQAIVNEGLKSVAAGMNPMDLKRGIDSAVTAAVASIEKAAIPCSDSKAIAQVGTISANSDESVGAIIAEAMEKVGKEGVITVEEGTGLNNELDVVEGMQFDRGYLSPYFINKQESMSVELDDPFVLLYDKKISNIREMLPILEGVAKSGRSLLIIAEDVEGEALATLVVNNMRGIVKVAAVKAPGFGDRRKAMLEDIAVLTGGVVISEEVGLSLEKADISQLGTAKRVQINKENTTIIDGAGDESQIKGRVAQIRAQADEATSDYDREKLQERLAKLAGGVAVIKVGAATEVEMKEKKARVEDALHSTRAAVEEGVVAGGGTALIRALSALDGLKGINHDQDVGISILRRAMEEPLRQIVTNAGDEASVVLNEVKKGSGNFGYNAATGEYGDMIAMGILDPAKVTRSALQNAASVAGLMITTEVMIADAPADNKAPAMPDMGGMGGMGGMM; this is encoded by the coding sequence ATGGCAGCAAAAGACGTAAAATTTGGTGGCGATGCCCGTGCATTGATGGTTGCGGGCGTTAATATTTTGGCCAACGCGGTAAAAGTCACCCTGGGTCCTAAAGGCCGTAACGCGGTTCTTGACAAAAGCTTCGGTGCCCCGACCATCACCAAGGACGGCGTATCAGTCGCGAAAGAAATCGAATTGAAAGACAAATTCGAAAACATGGGCGCGCAAATGGTCAAAGAAGTGGCGTCCAAAACCTCCGACGTCGCCGGCGACGGTACCACCACCGCCACCGTACTGGCGCAAGCCATCGTTAACGAAGGCCTGAAATCGGTTGCCGCCGGCATGAATCCGATGGATCTGAAACGCGGTATCGACAGCGCGGTAACCGCCGCCGTTGCTTCAATCGAGAAAGCGGCCATCCCTTGCAGCGACAGCAAAGCGATTGCACAAGTCGGCACCATCTCGGCCAACTCCGACGAGTCCGTCGGCGCGATCATCGCCGAAGCGATGGAAAAAGTCGGTAAGGAAGGCGTTATTACCGTCGAGGAAGGTACCGGTTTGAACAACGAACTGGATGTCGTCGAAGGCATGCAATTCGATCGCGGTTATTTGTCACCGTACTTCATCAACAAGCAAGAAAGCATGAGCGTCGAACTGGACGATCCTTTCGTGTTGTTGTATGACAAAAAAATCTCCAACATCCGCGAAATGTTGCCGATTCTGGAAGGCGTGGCCAAATCAGGCCGTTCCTTGCTGATCATCGCCGAAGACGTCGAAGGCGAAGCCTTGGCGACGTTGGTGGTCAACAACATGCGCGGTATCGTGAAAGTCGCGGCAGTGAAAGCCCCTGGCTTTGGCGACCGTCGTAAAGCCATGCTGGAAGACATCGCGGTTCTGACCGGTGGCGTCGTGATTTCGGAAGAAGTCGGTTTGTCTCTGGAAAAAGCCGACATCAGCCAATTGGGTACCGCGAAACGCGTCCAAATCAATAAAGAAAACACCACTATCATCGATGGTGCCGGTGACGAAAGCCAAATCAAAGGCCGCGTCGCGCAAATTCGCGCGCAAGCCGACGAAGCGACTTCCGATTACGATCGTGAAAAACTGCAAGAACGTCTGGCCAAACTGGCTGGCGGCGTAGCGGTCATTAAAGTCGGCGCCGCGACCGAAGTGGAAATGAAAGAGAAGAAAGCGCGCGTGGAGGATGCGTTGCATTCAACCCGCGCCGCGGTTGAAGAGGGCGTCGTGGCCGGTGGCGGTACCGCGTTGATCCGCGCCTTGTCCGCGTTGGACGGCCTGAAAGGTATCAACCACGATCAAGACGTAGGTATTAGCATCCTGCGCCGCGCGATGGAAGAACCTTTGCGCCAAATCGTCACCAACGCCGGCGATGAAGCGTCCGTGGTACTGAACGAAGTCAAAAAAGGCAGCGGTAACTTCGGTTACAACGCGGCAACCGGCGAATACGGCGACATGATCGCGATGGGTATTCTGGACCCCGCGAAAGTCACCCGCTCCGCGTTGCAAAACGCCGCATCCGTGGCTGGTCTGATGATTACCACCGAAGTAATGATCGCCGACGCGCCGGCCGACAACAAAGCTCCGGCAATGCCTGACATGGGCGGCATGGGCGGCATGGGCGGCATGATGTAA
- a CDS encoding response regulator — translation MAVVVQNFSVLIADDNDLNRWLLREQLENWTGNIHEASDGLQAWHTLRQTEFRIVFLDVNMPGLDGLALIDKLRTSEVSWNGVPAVAVTAHAGEDQRQAAMAAGFDDYLVKPIRLEHLRQVLDRWLEPERPGEYGACLLRKTGDNRRLTFNLLEQFFAELPGQVADIDDALQQGRDEEAWKIVHNLHGTFCFFEFADCRALVAALETAIKHDSRLVPASFRAFQVRMTWLTANKAAVMQGLIAD, via the coding sequence GTGGCAGTGGTGGTGCAAAACTTCTCGGTGTTGATTGCCGACGACAACGATCTCAATCGCTGGTTGTTGCGCGAACAACTGGAAAATTGGACGGGCAATATCCACGAAGCCAGCGACGGTTTGCAAGCTTGGCACACGTTGCGACAGACCGAATTCCGCATCGTGTTCCTGGATGTGAATATGCCGGGACTCGACGGTCTGGCGTTGATCGACAAATTGCGTACTAGCGAAGTGAGCTGGAACGGTGTTCCGGCCGTAGCGGTGACCGCTCATGCCGGCGAGGACCAACGTCAAGCCGCGATGGCGGCCGGATTTGACGATTATTTGGTAAAACCTATCCGGCTGGAGCACTTGCGGCAAGTCCTGGACCGATGGTTGGAGCCCGAGAGGCCCGGTGAATACGGCGCTTGTCTGTTGCGTAAAACCGGCGACAACCGCCGCCTAACGTTTAATTTGTTGGAACAGTTTTTCGCGGAATTGCCCGGCCAAGTTGCCGACATAGATGACGCGCTGCAGCAGGGGCGCGACGAAGAGGCCTGGAAGATCGTGCATAATTTGCACGGCACGTTTTGCTTTTTCGAGTTCGCCGATTGCCGGGCGCTAGTGGCGGCGTTGGAAACGGCTATCAAACATGATTCACGGTTGGTTCCGGCGAGTTTTCGAGCATTTCAAGTCAGAATGACATGGCTAACGGCGAACAAAGCTGCCGTTATGCAAGGCTTGATTGCCGACTAA
- a CDS encoding FimV/HubP family polar landmark protein, protein MRHFTKTLAVVSLLAPVSGQSLGIGDIQLHSSLNQNLNAQIRLSVADGENPSDVSVRLAPPEKFDQAGVPWNYFLSKLRLEPVVQADGGILVKVTTREVVTEPFLDFLLEVTWPQGSMTREFTLLIDPPTSYNQAVLPAVDATPFSAEPLEPVQRPIRSAPRKAIRNAAPPEPTQPISTDGEFGPVQRSDTLWSIATQLSEERGVSAQQMLNALYKANPGAFNGNINSLKEGAVLKIPAADGMAQAQAKPPRAETAKSSARKPAEATTAKPLELVAPAESKIPEHAVVANQAKTAEKTAQAGIGGTSDQTGDGKALELQARIEKLEQQLGMMQQLLALKDQQLATLQNNKPAQTPADSVAPPPQPQPAPSQQASATPTQPPVAAPEPPPAPAVTTPAPVAEVAQPAPAQAEPAKPRKRPPPPVVVPPPVEEPSFFDSDLYYWGVGGLGTGMLGLLGWLLWRKRKIDERTNTESMFASASQIRMPDTESSLSVPVMDISSTDDYDVGTVGESSFISDFTPSDFDAFDTDQNEIDPISEADVYLAYGRYQQAEELMRTAISEQPHRDECKLKLLEIFYASENRSGFVQFVEELAAAGKTADKTFWNKVSDMAMEIAPDLPLFGGSGVAAPAPVETVKPAPVAAQSAETEFSLDDDFAELDLDLNASLSDGLDFDLNDLTSASSTTNDDLASLDFEIGTVQSATRKSDAVVSTPDSLDFDLVAFAADSKAVTEAVTPTTARAEPEIESFEFSLTALETPTELPQDEPASAKQLATDTDELESFDFNFDVEQAPLPKQSHRTPEPTPAGTELELESFDLSGLEIPADKAADPKQTASSTVPDSFDFDFELDFSEPAKPKPKDTSPTIETLELDSFDFSGFEDNSKSASTSESPGLTTSDDEFDFNFDFDAPIVPTSADGTPDLGVADLTDMDEFETKIDLAKAYIDMGDTETAKSIANDVLEKGSKQQQAAAQALLDELK, encoded by the coding sequence GTGCGCCATTTTACTAAGACTTTAGCGGTTGTTTCCCTGCTGGCCCCCGTCAGCGGTCAATCGCTGGGCATTGGCGACATACAATTGCACTCTTCGCTGAACCAAAACCTGAATGCGCAAATCCGCCTAAGCGTCGCCGACGGCGAGAACCCTAGCGACGTCTCGGTCAGATTGGCGCCGCCGGAAAAGTTCGATCAGGCCGGCGTACCTTGGAATTACTTCCTGTCCAAGCTTCGTTTAGAACCGGTGGTACAGGCCGACGGCGGCATCCTGGTCAAAGTCACAACCCGAGAAGTCGTCACCGAACCTTTTCTGGATTTCCTGCTTGAAGTCACTTGGCCGCAAGGCAGTATGACGCGAGAGTTCACACTGCTGATCGATCCGCCCACCAGCTATAATCAAGCGGTACTTCCGGCAGTCGATGCGACGCCCTTCAGCGCCGAACCGCTGGAACCCGTGCAACGACCAATACGTAGCGCGCCGCGAAAGGCGATCCGCAATGCCGCCCCCCCCGAACCGACTCAACCCATCTCGACCGACGGCGAGTTCGGCCCGGTGCAACGTTCCGACACCTTGTGGAGCATCGCGACGCAACTAAGTGAAGAACGCGGCGTATCGGCGCAACAGATGCTCAATGCTTTGTACAAAGCGAACCCCGGCGCTTTCAACGGCAATATCAATTCGCTGAAGGAAGGCGCGGTTCTGAAAATTCCGGCGGCCGACGGCATGGCGCAAGCCCAAGCGAAACCGCCGCGCGCCGAAACCGCGAAATCCAGCGCCCGCAAGCCGGCCGAAGCCACGACCGCCAAACCGCTGGAACTGGTGGCACCTGCCGAGTCGAAAATTCCGGAACACGCGGTAGTCGCCAACCAAGCCAAGACCGCCGAAAAAACCGCGCAAGCCGGTATTGGCGGCACTTCGGATCAGACCGGCGACGGCAAGGCGCTGGAACTGCAGGCCCGAATCGAAAAGCTGGAACAACAACTGGGCATGATGCAACAGTTGTTGGCATTAAAGGACCAACAACTCGCCACCTTGCAAAACAACAAACCGGCCCAGACGCCAGCGGATTCCGTCGCACCGCCGCCCCAACCGCAACCCGCGCCTAGCCAACAAGCGTCCGCGACTCCGACTCAGCCGCCGGTCGCCGCTCCCGAGCCTCCTCCCGCGCCCGCCGTGACCACGCCGGCGCCGGTAGCCGAGGTCGCACAACCGGCGCCGGCCCAAGCAGAGCCCGCCAAACCGCGAAAACGACCGCCACCGCCCGTTGTGGTACCGCCGCCTGTCGAGGAGCCGAGTTTCTTCGATTCCGATTTATATTACTGGGGCGTCGGCGGCCTGGGCACCGGCATGCTGGGTCTGCTCGGCTGGCTGCTATGGCGTAAGCGGAAAATCGACGAACGTACCAACACCGAAAGCATGTTCGCATCGGCCAGCCAAATCCGGATGCCGGACACCGAAAGCAGCCTGTCGGTGCCGGTCATGGACATCAGCAGCACCGACGATTACGACGTCGGTACCGTTGGCGAAAGCTCGTTTATCAGCGACTTCACGCCTAGCGATTTCGACGCATTCGATACCGATCAAAACGAAATCGACCCGATTTCGGAAGCCGATGTCTATCTCGCTTACGGCCGCTACCAACAAGCCGAAGAATTGATGCGCACCGCGATCAGCGAACAACCGCACCGCGATGAATGTAAACTGAAGCTGCTGGAAATTTTTTACGCCAGCGAGAACAGAAGCGGATTCGTGCAATTTGTCGAAGAGCTCGCCGCGGCTGGCAAAACCGCCGACAAGACCTTTTGGAACAAGGTCAGCGACATGGCGATGGAAATCGCTCCCGATCTGCCGCTATTCGGTGGAAGCGGCGTCGCGGCGCCCGCTCCGGTCGAAACCGTCAAACCGGCACCGGTCGCCGCGCAAAGCGCCGAGACCGAGTTTTCGCTGGACGACGACTTCGCCGAATTGGATTTGGATCTCAACGCCAGTTTAAGTGACGGCCTGGATTTCGACTTAAACGATCTGACCTCCGCATCATCCACGACTAACGATGACCTGGCAAGTCTGGATTTCGAAATCGGCACGGTCCAATCGGCAACCCGCAAGTCCGACGCCGTCGTTTCGACGCCCGATTCTTTAGACTTCGATCTGGTCGCCTTTGCTGCGGACAGCAAAGCCGTTACCGAAGCGGTCACGCCGACAACGGCTCGCGCGGAACCTGAAATCGAGAGCTTTGAGTTCTCTTTGACCGCTCTGGAAACGCCGACCGAGCTACCCCAGGACGAACCGGCTAGCGCTAAGCAGCTCGCGACCGATACCGACGAGTTGGAAAGTTTCGACTTCAACTTCGATGTCGAGCAAGCGCCCCTCCCTAAACAGTCCCACAGAACACCGGAACCCACGCCGGCCGGCACGGAGCTGGAACTAGAGTCGTTCGACCTTTCGGGCCTGGAAATTCCCGCGGACAAAGCCGCCGATCCGAAACAGACGGCAAGTTCCACGGTGCCGGACAGCTTCGATTTCGACTTCGAACTGGATTTTTCCGAACCCGCCAAACCGAAACCCAAGGACACGTCGCCAACCATTGAAACCCTAGAACTGGATAGTTTCGATTTTTCCGGTTTTGAGGATAACTCTAAATCTGCCAGCACCAGCGAATCGCCCGGTTTGACGACCAGCGACGACGAGTTCGATTTCAATTTCGACTTCGACGCGCCGATCGTACCGACCAGCGCGGACGGCACGCCCGACTTAGGCGTTGCCGACCTGACCGATATGGACGAATTCGAGACCAAAATCGATCTGGCCAAAGCCTACATCGACATGGGCGATACCGAAACCGCGAAATCCATCGCCAACGATGTCCTCGAAAAGGGCTCCAAACAACAGCAAGCCGCCGCTCAAGCCCTGCTGGACGAGCTGAAATAA
- a CDS encoding aspartate-semialdehyde dehydrogenase, with protein MAKTYDVAVVGATGAVGETMIEILEQRNFPVGKVYALASERSAGKRIPFKGGSLVVEDLATFDFSKVQIGLFSPGASVSAEYAPKAAAAGCVVIDNTSQFRYDDDIPLVVPEVNPEKVADYKNRGIIANPNCSTIQMLVALKPIYDAVGISRINVATYQAVSGTGKEAIEELATQTANLLNAKPIEPKVYPKQIAFNVLPQIDVFMDNGYTKEEMKMVWETRKIMGDDSILVNPTAVRVPVFFGHSEAVHIETKQKISAEQVRELLSKAPGVTLLDERANGGYPTAVTESAGNDDVFVGRIREDISHPTGIDLWVVGDNVRKGAALNSVQIAEVLVKSYI; from the coding sequence ATGGCAAAAACCTATGATGTGGCCGTCGTCGGCGCCACCGGCGCGGTCGGCGAGACGATGATCGAAATCCTGGAACAGCGCAATTTTCCGGTCGGAAAAGTCTATGCGCTGGCCAGCGAACGCTCCGCCGGCAAGCGCATTCCGTTCAAGGGCGGCTCGCTGGTCGTCGAAGATCTGGCGACTTTCGATTTTTCCAAAGTCCAAATCGGCCTGTTCTCGCCGGGTGCCTCGGTGTCTGCCGAGTACGCGCCGAAGGCGGCCGCCGCGGGCTGCGTGGTCATCGACAACACTTCGCAATTTCGCTACGACGACGATATTCCGTTGGTCGTGCCCGAGGTCAATCCGGAGAAAGTCGCCGATTACAAAAATCGCGGCATCATTGCCAATCCGAACTGTTCGACGATACAAATGTTGGTGGCCTTGAAACCAATCTACGACGCGGTCGGCATCAGCCGCATCAACGTCGCGACTTACCAGGCCGTGTCCGGTACCGGCAAGGAAGCGATCGAGGAGCTGGCAACTCAAACCGCTAACCTGCTCAACGCCAAGCCGATCGAACCCAAGGTTTACCCCAAGCAAATTGCCTTCAACGTGTTGCCGCAAATCGACGTGTTCATGGACAACGGCTACACCAAGGAAGAAATGAAAATGGTCTGGGAAACCCGCAAAATCATGGGAGACGACAGTATTCTGGTCAACCCGACGGCGGTGCGGGTACCGGTGTTCTTCGGCCATTCCGAAGCCGTGCACATCGAGACCAAGCAAAAGATCAGCGCCGAGCAAGTGCGCGAACTGCTGAGCAAGGCTCCTGGCGTGACCCTGTTGGACGAACGGGCGAACGGCGGCTATCCGACCGCGGTAACCGAGTCGGCCGGCAACGACGATGTGTTCGTCGGACGCATCCGCGAGGACATTTCCCACCCGACGGGAATCGACCTGTGGGTGGTCGGCGACAATGTCCGGAAAGGTGCCGCGCTTAACAGTGTGCAGATCGCCGAGGTCCTGGTAAAAAGTTACATCTAG
- the leuB gene encoding 3-isopropylmalate dehydrogenase, protein MTKKIAVLPGDGIGPEIVAEAVKVLSFLNADMGLGLSFENALVGGAAYDAFGTPLPQQTLNLCKNADAVLLGAVGGPKWEPLAHAVRPERGLLGIRSELNLFSNLRPAILYPQLVDASTLKPEVVSGLDIMIVRELTGGIYFGQPRGVHVAENGEKVGINTKIYSESEIRRIAHSAFKIAQKRNKKLCSVDKANVLEVTELWRGVMTEVGKDYPDVALSHMYVDNAAMQLVRAPKQFDVLVTTNMFGDILSDIAAMLTGSIGMLPSASLDANAKGMYEPIHGSAPDIAGQGIANPLATILSVAMMLRYTFNRNDAAERIEQAVNSALDSGVRTADIYSEGTTKVSTSGMGDAVLGALKGA, encoded by the coding sequence ATGACTAAAAAAATCGCAGTATTGCCCGGCGACGGCATAGGCCCGGAAATTGTTGCCGAAGCGGTGAAAGTGCTGAGCTTTCTGAACGCCGACATGGGTTTGGGCTTGAGTTTTGAAAATGCGCTAGTCGGTGGTGCCGCCTACGACGCCTTCGGCACGCCGCTGCCCCAGCAAACCCTGAACCTGTGCAAAAATGCCGATGCGGTGCTGCTCGGCGCGGTCGGCGGCCCGAAATGGGAGCCGTTGGCTCACGCGGTGCGCCCGGAGCGCGGCCTGCTCGGCATTCGTTCGGAACTGAATCTGTTCTCGAATTTGCGGCCGGCGATTCTCTATCCGCAACTGGTCGATGCCTCGACGCTGAAGCCGGAAGTGGTGTCCGGCCTGGACATCATGATCGTCCGCGAATTGACCGGCGGCATCTATTTCGGCCAGCCGCGCGGGGTGCATGTCGCCGAAAACGGCGAGAAAGTCGGCATCAATACCAAAATCTACAGCGAATCGGAAATCCGCCGTATTGCCCATTCGGCCTTCAAGATCGCCCAAAAACGTAACAAGAAGTTGTGTTCGGTGGATAAGGCCAACGTGTTGGAAGTCACCGAACTGTGGCGCGGCGTGATGACGGAAGTCGGTAAGGACTATCCGGACGTGGCGCTGAGCCACATGTACGTCGATAACGCGGCCATGCAATTGGTGCGCGCGCCCAAGCAGTTCGACGTGTTGGTCACCACCAATATGTTCGGCGACATTCTGTCCGATATCGCCGCGATGCTGACCGGCTCGATCGGCATGCTGCCGTCGGCCTCGTTGGACGCCAATGCCAAGGGCATGTACGAACCGATCCACGGCTCGGCGCCCGACATCGCGGGCCAGGGCATCGCCAATCCGCTGGCGACGATATTGTCGGTGGCGATGATGCTGCGCTACACCTTCAATCGCAACGATGCCGCGGAGCGCATCGAGCAAGCGGTCAATAGTGCGTTGGACAGCGGCGTCCGCACCGCCGACATCTACTCGGAAGGCACGACCAAAGTCAGTACTTCCGGCATGGGCGACGCCGTCCTCGGCGCGTTGAAAGGAGCTTAA
- the leuD gene encoding 3-isopropylmalate dehydratase small subunit: MQAFTTLTALVAPLDRANVDTDAIIPKQFLKSIRRAGFGPYLFDEWRYLDRGEPEMDCSQRPLNPDFVLNQPQYQGAQILLTRENFGCGSSREHAPWALEDYGFRAIIAPSFADIFFNNCFKNGVLPIVLPAETVDRLFKEIADGYRLTIDLHEQTITTPGGATIAFSVDENRRFRLLNGLDDIGLTLQHADKIKAYEVERAKRAPWLFQNASV, from the coding sequence ATGCAGGCCTTTACCACCTTAACAGCATTGGTCGCGCCGCTGGACAGGGCCAACGTCGATACCGACGCAATCATTCCCAAGCAATTTTTGAAATCGATCCGCCGCGCCGGCTTCGGCCCCTACTTGTTCGACGAATGGCGTTATCTGGATCGCGGCGAACCGGAGATGGATTGCAGCCAGCGTCCGCTGAATCCGGATTTCGTACTGAACCAGCCGCAATATCAAGGCGCGCAAATCCTGCTGACCCGCGAGAACTTCGGCTGCGGCTCATCGCGCGAACACGCGCCATGGGCCTTGGAAGATTACGGTTTCCGGGCCATCATCGCACCCAGCTTTGCCGATATTTTCTTCAATAATTGCTTCAAGAACGGCGTCCTGCCCATCGTATTGCCGGCGGAAACGGTTGACCGTTTGTTCAAGGAAATTGCGGACGGCTACCGATTGACCATTGATTTGCACGAGCAAACCATCACCACGCCCGGCGGCGCGACGATCGCGTTCAGCGTGGATGAAAACCGCCGTTTCCGCTTGTTGAACGGCTTGGACGATATTGGTTTGACCTTGCAGCATGCCGACAAAATCAAAGCCTACGAGGTCGAACGCGCCAAACGCGCTCCGTGGCTGTTTCAGAACGCTTCAGTTTAG
- the leuC gene encoding 3-isopropylmalate dehydratase large subunit, which yields MAGKTLYDKLWDDHVVHTEDDGSCLIYIDRQLLHEVTSPQAFDGLRLSGRKPWRIARNLAVADHNVPTSDRHQGIADPVSRLQVETLDRNCAEFGITEFDMNDLRQGIVHVIGPEQGATLPGMTVVCGDSHTSTHGASAALAFGIGTSEVEHALATQCLMQKKAKNMLIKVNGQAGPGVTAKDIVLAIIGRIGTAGGTGYTIEFGGDAIRALSMEGRMTVCNMAIEAGARAGLVAVDDVTIDYYHGRPYSPQGDDWHMAVRYWQNLHSDADAKFDKIVELNVADIKPQVTWGTSPEMVVAVDAAVPDPAAESDPVKREGMLRALQYMGLRANQKITDIPVDRVFIGSCTNSRIEDLRAAAAVINGRRKADSVKQVLIVPGSGLVKQQAEAEGLDKLFTAAGFEWREPGCSMCLAMNADRLEAGEHCASTSNRNFEGRQGYGGRTHLVSPAMAAAAAIAGHFVNIAEER from the coding sequence ATGGCAGGTAAAACCTTATACGACAAACTCTGGGACGATCACGTCGTTCACACCGAAGACGATGGCTCGTGCCTGATTTATATAGACCGGCAATTGCTGCACGAAGTGACTTCGCCGCAAGCCTTCGACGGTTTGCGCCTGTCCGGCCGCAAGCCTTGGCGCATCGCCCGCAACCTGGCTGTCGCCGACCACAACGTGCCGACCAGCGACCGCCACCAAGGCATCGCCGATCCGGTATCGCGCTTGCAAGTCGAAACCCTGGACCGAAACTGCGCCGAATTCGGCATCACCGAATTCGACATGAACGACTTGCGTCAAGGCATCGTCCACGTGATCGGCCCGGAACAGGGCGCGACGCTGCCCGGCATGACCGTGGTTTGCGGCGACTCGCACACCTCGACCCACGGCGCCTCGGCGGCGCTGGCTTTCGGCATCGGCACCTCCGAGGTCGAACACGCGCTGGCGACCCAATGCCTGATGCAAAAGAAAGCCAAGAACATGCTGATTAAAGTGAACGGCCAAGCCGGTCCGGGCGTCACCGCCAAGGACATCGTGCTGGCCATTATCGGTCGGATCGGCACCGCCGGCGGCACCGGTTACACGATAGAATTCGGCGGCGATGCGATCCGCGCGCTGAGCATGGAAGGCCGCATGACGGTCTGCAACATGGCGATCGAGGCCGGCGCCCGCGCCGGACTGGTGGCGGTCGACGATGTGACTATCGACTATTACCACGGTCGCCCCTACTCGCCCCAAGGCGATGACTGGCACATGGCGGTGCGCTACTGGCAAAACCTGCATTCCGACGCCGACGCCAAATTCGACAAAATCGTCGAATTGAACGTCGCCGACATCAAACCGCAAGTCACCTGGGGCACCTCGCCGGAAATGGTGGTGGCGGTCGATGCCGCCGTACCCGACCCAGCCGCCGAGAGCGATCCGGTCAAACGCGAAGGCATGTTGCGCGCCTTGCAATACATGGGCTTGCGGGCCAATCAAAAAATTACCGACATCCCGGTCGATCGGGTCTTCATCGGTTCCTGCACCAACTCGCGCATCGAAGACCTGCGCGCCGCCGCCGCGGTCATTAACGGCCGCCGCAAGGCCGATTCGGTCAAGCAAGTGCTGATCGTGCCCGGCTCCGGCCTGGTCAAACAGCAAGCCGAAGCCGAAGGCTTGGACAAGCTCTTTACCGCCGCCGGCTTCGAATGGCGCGAGCCCGGCTGCTCGATGTGCCTGGCGATGAATGCCGACCGCCTGGAAGCCGGCGAACATTGCGCCTCGACTTCGAACCGCAACTTCGAAGGCCGCCAAGGCTACGGCGGCCGCACCCACTTGGTCAGCCCGGCGATGGCTGCCGCTGCCGCGATCGCCGGCCATTTCGTCAATATCGCGGAGGAACGCTAA